A stretch of DNA from Montipora capricornis isolate CH-2021 chromosome 1, ASM3666992v2, whole genome shotgun sequence:
TCAAGAAATTTCAGTGACATCTATTATTAAAAACATCCAAGTACAGTTTTATAACCATACTAACCACCAATACAATTCCACTAAAGCTAATATAACTAATATTTGATATTCTCAGTCTTTGTTTGGCTCACCAGTGAAACATCATGCCTTCCTGGGCTAGTTTCCTTTTTCATCTCCACTGATTTCAAGTATTCTCTTATTGCCTCAACATGGGCAAATGTAGTTTCAATTCCTTTTCCATTGTGTGACTTCTTTACATACTCCTTCACAGCTCTTTCAAAGACAGCACACCAAATGTTATCTGGAGCAGAAAAGTTTAAGATGTCTTCATGAATATGAATTAAGTTGTGCATAGAAATCGTGCACATTGCCAAACCTTGTACTTCTTCGACAAGTATATTTAGTCGCCATGCCAAGTTTCGGTGCAACTTAATCATATCCTGAGTCCATCCATTTCTTCCAACATGAAAGTGCAGTTCTGTTAACCTTGACACAAGGGACAGTATTTCATATTCCCTGTCACTGGTAACTTGACTCTCCATGATACATTCTGCCATTGGAAAAGAGTATTTCTGGAAACTTTCAGCTTTCCAATAACCAATACCTTTGCAGTCTTTTCCAATTTGTCTTGGGAGCCTTCCATCCTTGAATTCACCAGTCCAAGGaaagttttcaatttgtttgtcaagCTTGGCTTTGTCCAGCATTTCTAGATCCAAAGCTCTAACAACTTGATTCTTGACAACATTGAGGGGAACAGTGTGATACACATCATAAACAAGATGATTCAAAATGTCAAATCCATAGAGAGGATAAAGGTATTTATGAAAAATAGAGAGCCCAGTAAAACCTCTCTctgaagacattttttttctaaCACTTGACCTGCTTTCATGTTCAATGtcaaaaatatttacaagtTCTGATTCAATGGTCCTCTGTCCCCATGGATGTCTATAATGGAAGCGATTTTGGCCATAATAATAGTGTGTATTTGAACTATTCTCAAGATGCTGGCCTACCATCTTGCACCTACGACATCCACACTTCCCTTGGTTCAAAAACTTCCCTGTTTCGCATTGTCCAGGGTGGTCAGCTGTCCAGCACAATAATAGCAATCGCACAGTTTCTAAGGGAGAAGGTTCATAGCCAGCAATTGTGATTCCTGTGGGGTCGTCCACTTGAAAACCTTGAATAAAACCATTGCACAAATCATTCATAAAAGGCTGCAAGAAAGGATCCAGTGACTCGGGTAGATTTGGAACTTCAAAGCATGGCACAAATCCTACAACATACACTTCATCCACATGATTTCTTTCACTCTTTTTCATATTGGCAATGGTAACTTCAAAAGACCCTGATCCTCTATAACTTGTGCCAAATGGCTGCCAGCCATCAAAGTGCCCTATGAGTGCCAAGTTTAACGGAGAACCTTTGGCCATCTTAATACAATGTGCAAAGTTTTCAAAGCAAACAGGACATTCAACAAGTTTAAAGACCCCTTCTCCGGCATCACGATCTGCTGCGTTTATCAAGTGGTCTGCAGATATAGGAATGTCACAGTGTGAACAGCGAGTTGGCAAAGCCCAAACACTTTCTGGGTTCCAAAACCACTGGAGCTCTGACCACCGCCTTCCATCCCAGATCTCTTTCTTTAAATGCCAGCCTTCCATATTCTCTAGCCAGTGTTCTTTTTCATAccaatgtgccaacatttttgtACACATAGTTTTACTTCTAAACCAGTTCTTCACTTTATTTTCCAGAcccaagtacatgtattttatgtAGCCTTCATTACCACAGTGAGGACACCTGTCGTCTTTGTTTTCCATGACACTGTACTTCCCATCATAAACAAACTTCTTGGTGGTCTTTCCATCCCTTGTGAATTCTTTTTCCTCACGACAGAAACAAATGAAGTACTGTTTAGCATCTTCATAGCCCTCTTCTTTCAAAAGCAACTGTACATCATTCCAACTCTTCGGCCATAAAGTACTCAAAATGTCACCATCCACATCTTCACCTaaagatgtaaataacaatGTCTTTCCATATTCTAAGACATCTTCAAACGTACTCACTGATACTCCACTTCTATGCTTTATTCTCAGTGCCTCAAGAACCGCCTTGACTACTAACTTCTTCATGGGATTCTGGGTGGAGTTTGCTTCATCGTCGTCAATCCTATCACTTTGTTGCAGGTCTCGTCTCGGTTCAGGATTACAACCAGTTCCAAATTCGTCTTCCACTGGTTGGTCAAATTCTCCAACATCTTCAAAGGATATATCACCTGAAATGTGCGAATCATTGTCTGAGTCACTGTTAAAAACACTAGCAGAATTGGTAGCTGCCAAGTGACACGTTTCTTTCCAGTGTCGAAGTTCCGTTTTTCTGTCAGTTGCCCTTCCATTGCACGCAAAGCAAGGACAGTGTACATGTCTGTATATTTTTTCATTGCAATCGCAACCAGAAATTTCATCTCTGGACCAAGGTAAATTCACTCCCTCTGTAAAATGACTGCTCATAAAGAAACAACGGAATAAATTTTGGAAGTTTAATTTCCTCGAGCCGCCGAAGgagccgccatatttgtttttaagTACATACGCCAGCAACTTAGTGGCCCAGCGGGATTCCATGACAAAtccaattttaaccaataagATCCAAGCGTCGAAAGAAGATAGCGACGTCAGAGAAAAGGCGGGAAAACAATCCAATAAGAAATGCCGTAATATTATTCGATGTAAGCTAGTTTTGGCGCGTTTCGTTTTCGGCCTGTTTCGCTGCCATTTTGACTTTGCTGTGGATAGATGTGTTTGCATCATCATGGCAGCTGAAGAAAGCGTTTCAGCAACTGAGGTCTCCAACAAGGAAGAGTCCTCATTGACCTTACTACAGAAGTTAGAAACCACATTTGGCGAAGAAATCAAAACAGCTTTTGAAAGTAAGTGTTCCACGTAGCGTGCACTCGGACTTTTGATGTAAGCTTTACGTTTGCGAAGCTTTTAGTACTTGAACTGACATTAATTGAAACATCCTAAACTTTAACTTTTGCTACTTAGAGGAGGAAATAATCGACGATTTCTCAATTAAAGACTTAGCTCAGAGAGAACCAGATGCGCCGATATTTACTAGATTGGGTCTGACGTATGGTAAAGCGGTGAAATTTAGAAAAGAATTTGGAGAACGTTTGGAGTCCGTACAGTCAAGACCATTGTCTCCGCCGGTCAAACCAACAATGGCAGCCATTGCCAGCTTTAAACCAGAAACGAGACGACTGTATTTATCAAAGTAAGACATGTTTCTCTTGAGTTTATCGTTGGCCTGAACTTGAACTGGTATCATATATAACCTTTTCAACAAACATTCCTAGTTAGTTTCGCACAGGCGCATATTCCCTTCCCCTCTTCACAGCACAGTTATTTGGCACTCATCATTAGTAACACCTCAGTAAGTACAATCCCAATGAAACTTTACTTTACCTCCCCAGTATCTTGCTTGTGTGAGTGCTGTAATTTAGAAAGAAATCTAACAAATCCTTCTGTTTCACTCTACCTACATAAACAGTGATATGTAAAAACagttataatccatcaaatatttttgctCGTGCGCAATTGGTCTAAACTTGTCACGTGACTGAATACTCCCCGGGAATATCCGAGAATATTCCCCAGTTTTCAAAATTGCATGCGTTGCGTaaaagatttgaaagataataaacacaatagcctccatttgaggcaaaaatatgctcggatatttgtccttggacattatctgttcctcgatgCTCaagctctcggaaaactgttcccttctcggaacagatattGTCTGCGAACAAATATCTGAGCATATTTTTGCGCCAAATGGAGGCTATTGTTGATTCAATCTTGATATAAAAATTTCTTGCAGAAGAAAGAAGGTTGGGGTTCTGGCAACTGAAAAGTGGGGGCCAGAATTTCCCAAGTTCAACTCTCCACAAATGAAGGCAGAACTAAATGAGTTCTCAGCAAAAATAGCACCACTTTGCAGTATCCCAGAGGTTGGATTCAATGAGGAGGGAATAGCAAAGCACATCCAAGATTTCTGTAATGAGCAGAGACGTTATCTCAAGTTGAAACGCTTTAAGGTACATAAATTAcccttattattattgatatttcACTACACTGCACTGTTGAATGATTGGTATGTATGTGGGAGTGTCAGACATTTTATAGACAGACTAAATTGTTTGTTGTGActaattttgtgatttcttgTATAAGATTGCAACTTCAGAGCTCTGCTAAGAACAATTGCCTTAATGTTTAATAtgaatatacatttttttttatttgaaactcTTTAGTCTGCTAGTTCTGAAGACAATGAAGTAGATCTAAATGACCAgcctaaaaagaaaaagattcatCGAAAGGTATGTGCTCATTAAATTTTTGTTGCGAAATTCTAATCACATATCTGTAACCTTGTTTACAAAAAGAGGACTGGAGGCACTAAGGTCATCGACGAACTTGTGTACTTACTTTCCTTGGAAAAATAGAGTAACCAATGATTGGTTGCACTAATTTGGTTATTGGGAAACTACCATCTAAACTTATCtgtgacaatttttgttcaattttcaatAGTTATATTATGGCAGTGATTaattttaatgatgaaattCTTTTTAGTCTGCCAGCTGTGAATCAGAGGGCCAGCCCACAAAGATAAAGACCAAGCCAAAGGTAACACTAATGCCAAATTAAATTTGATAGAAATCATCATTTTGCCTCCACCTACATTAATTTGCCTATGGGTGGAAATTTTTTTCGACCAACTTTAAGGTGCTTTTTTACTAGGTGGTTTAACTAACCTGATATGGAAAAAGCAGTGGCTAATGGGTAGTGCAATGGTCTCTGAATCAACCAGCCTGGGTCAATGTGTTGTTTTCTTAGGCAAGACACTCAACTCCCAGTCTCTTCCTTCACCTTGGTGCTTACATGAGTGAAAACAATTCACTGCTAGGGGCAACCCTGCAATGCCCCATCCAGCGTGGAGAAGAGATACTCTTAGTTGCTAAATACTACAGAGACCTGGATAAGCTTAAGTGCTATGAGACTTGGCATAATGCAGATTTTACCTTAACATGTATGTATCTGACACATGTAAACTTGCATGTGGAAGTCACAGGCTTGGCTTGAGTAGTCTTGTCATTAAGGTATTTACCCGTTACACCTGTTATGCTAAGCTGAGTATGCTTTATTTTCCCTTGATGCTATGGGTGTGGAGAATAAGGGTACAGGTGACTCAAACgttaatgttgtttgttgtttctGCAGGTGGATGAAAATAAAGATAATGACAGAGATGATTTTGATGATACACAATCAACACTTTCACTAGACACTACTGAAAGTGATAAGGAATCCTCAGGTGATGATAACGTGTGTAGCTCCCAGATGCCAAAAGAGGTTTCTTCAGGGCTGAGACTTCCTGCTCTATGTACATATAATCTAAAGGCTTGTCAGGTGATCTTCAAAGCAGTTTTTGGCCAAGCACAAGTTAACAGGGAGGATGTTGTGAAAGTCCTCAAAAAGAAGTTTATTGTAAAGCAAGACAGACTTACATCATTAACAATGACCCAGCTGATGGAGGTATTAGCTAAGAAACTTGTAAACCAGAAATACTGTTCCATCAAGGATGGGCCAGAGACAAACATTACAAACCTGAGAATGGATGACATCACAGTGCACAAAGAAATTGCTCTCTAGGGTATTTCTTGTTAGAAAAAATGCAAGTCTTGAGAATTATGTTGTGCCACGAAGAGAATTGTTTGGTTGAGTTACTTAGTTCGTATTCAAATATCCATCGACTATCTAGATACATCTTTATTGTTGAATGTGAGAGTTATACTGTGCAAGCATGATTTTACTGAAAATTGAAGACATCAAATCACAGTACACAAAGAAATTGCTCTTTAGGGTATTTCATGTGAGAGAAAATAGCAAGAATACAAAGAGTATTGTTTTGATAAGTTA
This window harbors:
- the LOC138013962 gene encoding uncharacterized protein; the protein is MKAELNEFSAKIAPLCSIPEVGFNEEGIAKHIQDFCNEQRRYLKLKRFKSASSEDNEVDLNDQPKKKKIHRKSASCESEGQPTKIKTKPKVDENKDNDRDDFDDTQSTLSLDTTESDKESSGDDNVCSSQMPKEVSSGLRLPALCTYNLKACQVIFKAVFGQAQVNREDVVKVLKKKFIVKQDRLTSLTMTQLMEVLAKKLVNQKYCSIKDGPETNITNLRMDDITVHKEIAL
- the LOC138052870 gene encoding uncharacterized protein, with product MSSHFTEGVNLPWSRDEISGCDCNEKIYRHVHCPCFACNGRATDRKTELRHWKETCHLAATNSASVFNSDSDNDSHISGDISFEDVGEFDQPVEDEFGTGCNPEPRRDLQQSDRIDDDEANSTQNPMKKLVVKAVLEALRIKHRSGVSVSTFEDVLEYGKTLLFTSLGEDVDGDILSTLWPKSWNDVQLLLKEEGYEDAKQYFICFCREEKEFTRDGKTTKKFVYDGKYSVMENKDDRCPHCGNEGYIKYMYLGLENKVKNWFRSKTMCTKMLAHWYEKEHWLENMEGWHLKKEIWDGRRWSELQWFWNPESVWALPTRCSHCDIPISADHLINAADRDAGEGVFKLVECPVCFENFAHCIKMAKGSPLNLALIGHFDGWQPFGTSYRGSGSFEVTIANMKKSERNHVDEVYVVGFVPCFEVPNLPESLDPFLQPFMNDLCNGFIQGFQVDDPTGITIAGYEPSPLETVRLLLLCWTADHPGQCETGKFLNQGKCGCRRCKMVGQHLENSSNTHYYYGQNRFHYRHPWGQRTIESELVNIFDIEHESRSSVRKKMSSERGFTGLSIFHKYLYPLYGFDILNHLVYDVYHTVPLNVVKNQVVRALDLEMLDKAKLDKQIENFPWTGEFKDGRLPRQIGKDCKGIGYWKAESFQKYSFPMAECIMESQVTSDREYEILSLVSRLTELHFHVGRNGWTQDMIKLHRNLAWRLNILVEEVQGLAMCTISMHNLIHIHEDILNFSAPDNIWCAVFERAVKEYVKKSHNGKGIETTFAHVEAIREYLKSVEMKKETSPGRHDVSLGIACSNDTAKVLSQMAPAPRKAFLVGSMSNIKPIEGDDCHKIAELLRISPLEVPVAAFSTKRCFKQDTGFDGTAFASGEYVIALVNGQETVIQLQEFLSVRSEGDFCSLLGQGMCYPLQIRDNGEVDRNFWSGFVKVKCQPLSNSTVFLVEDICRKVILYPNDNNLLTVVDYMRHFKQLPYPLIVPVYPEVGDMILIQGESNQDIWHGHIQSVDFINKTVDVYFYIPSLRFPNGNVYVREIRGRGARNTVAWGSMISIAEGCWDSASTWIKAIQS